A region of Thermodesulfobacteriota bacterium DNA encodes the following proteins:
- a CDS encoding type II toxin-antitoxin system death-on-curing family toxin produces the protein MRYLTLNEVLRIYEVIMEKSGGLAGVRDMGMLSSCVAQPRMVFNNRELYTTVFEKAAALGFSLISNHPFIDGNKRIGHAAMETFLVLNGYEITASIDEQERLILSVASGEKSRKELGGWIHKYAVRKS, from the coding sequence ATGCGATACCTCACCCTGAACGAAGTCCTCAGAATCTACGAAGTTATAATGGAGAAATCGGGCGGGTTGGCTGGCGTGCGCGACATGGGAATGTTATCGTCCTGTGTCGCTCAGCCAAGAATGGTCTTCAATAACAGAGAGCTTTATACGACTGTTTTCGAAAAGGCGGCAGCGCTCGGATTTTCGCTTATCTCGAACCATCCGTTCATAGACGGCAACAAACGTATAGGACACGCGGCAATGGAAACATTCCTCGTTCTGAATGGTTATGAAATTACCGCCAGCATAGACGAACAGGAGCGCCTTATTCTATCGGTCGCTTCCGGGGAGAAAAGCAGGAAGGAGCTTGGCGGCTGGATACATAAATACGCAGTCCGCAAAAGCTGA
- a CDS encoding helix-turn-helix transcriptional regulator has protein sequence MKYTTEELAAELRKARKKAGLTQKELGEKTGIPQSHISRIEKGEVDIQASSLVGIARVLGLELMLVPRELAAAVDGLMRGLAKDLAGPPRMYLPDGGEEEGNIDI, from the coding sequence ATGAAATACACGACGGAAGAGCTCGCAGCAGAGCTCAGGAAAGCGCGAAAGAAGGCCGGGCTCACACAGAAAGAGCTGGGGGAAAAAACCGGCATCCCGCAGAGCCACATTTCCCGAATAGAGAAAGGAGAGGTGGACATTCAGGCTTCGAGCCTCGTCGGGATTGCCCGCGTGCTGGGTCTCGAATTGATGCTGGTGCCGAGGGAGCTCGCCGCTGCCGTGGACGGCTTGATGCGGGGCCTTGCAAAAGACCTTGCAGGGCCGCCGAGGATGTACCTCCCCGATGGCGGCGAAGAGGAAGGGAATATTGACATATGA
- a CDS encoding HipA domain-containing protein, whose amino-acid sequence MNALRIFLYGEPVGTLVRLADDRNLFSFDEGYIDDPGRPTLSLSFKDATGGLITSERPARTKLPPYFSNLLPEGRMREYLAGRAGVKPEREFFLLGALGRNLPGALTAVPAAVSGQGAVEETGKPPAKKHGGLLRFSLAGVQLKFSAAADARGGLTIPAGGEGGSWIVKLPSGAWRGIPENEFSMLELARRVGIDVPETRLVPVDKIKGLPKNIEVFGTQALTIKRFDRLPDGGLVHAEDFAQVFGLYPDDKYGSASYRNVADVIRAEAGEEAAGEFIRRLVFTILIGNADMHLKNWSLIYPDRVRAALSPAYDFVSTIHYIPGDSLALGLAGTKEFGKVDEDRLRRFAALARLPERLVLDAAGKTVESFAREWRGAKDLPIESGVRKSLDNHLKSLPLWTRSARK is encoded by the coding sequence ATGAACGCGCTCAGGATTTTCCTTTACGGCGAGCCCGTCGGCACACTCGTCAGGCTTGCGGACGACAGAAATCTCTTTTCATTCGACGAGGGATACATCGACGACCCCGGGCGGCCTACGCTCAGCCTTTCTTTTAAAGATGCAACCGGCGGTCTTATAACCTCGGAGCGGCCGGCCCGGACGAAGCTCCCGCCTTATTTCAGCAACCTCCTTCCCGAGGGAAGAATGCGCGAATATCTTGCCGGCCGGGCGGGCGTAAAGCCGGAGCGCGAGTTCTTCCTGCTGGGAGCGCTCGGCCGGAACCTCCCCGGGGCGCTCACAGCCGTCCCCGCTGCCGTGTCCGGCCAGGGAGCGGTGGAGGAAACGGGGAAACCGCCGGCAAAGAAACACGGCGGCCTGCTCAGGTTTTCTCTCGCAGGGGTTCAGCTCAAGTTCTCGGCCGCGGCGGATGCGCGGGGCGGGCTCACGATACCGGCCGGCGGCGAGGGCGGCTCGTGGATAGTCAAGCTCCCGTCGGGTGCATGGAGAGGCATACCCGAAAACGAATTCTCGATGCTGGAGCTCGCAAGGCGCGTCGGAATAGACGTGCCGGAAACCAGGCTCGTTCCCGTCGATAAAATAAAAGGGCTGCCAAAAAACATCGAAGTATTCGGCACGCAGGCGCTGACTATAAAGAGATTCGACAGGCTTCCCGACGGCGGACTCGTCCACGCCGAAGATTTCGCGCAGGTGTTCGGCCTTTACCCGGACGACAAGTACGGCTCCGCGAGCTACAGGAACGTAGCGGACGTGATACGCGCCGAGGCCGGGGAGGAGGCTGCCGGGGAATTCATAAGACGGCTGGTGTTCACTATCCTCATAGGAAACGCCGACATGCATCTTAAGAACTGGTCGCTGATTTATCCCGACAGAGTACGTGCGGCGCTCTCACCGGCATACGACTTCGTTTCGACCATTCATTACATCCCCGGCGATTCGCTCGCGCTCGGCCTTGCCGGAACGAAAGAGTTCGGCAAAGTGGATGAAGACAGGCTCAGGCGGTTCGCGGCCCTCGCGCGTCTCCCGGAAAGGCTCGTGCTCGACGCCGCGGGCAAGACGGTCGAATCGTTTGCCCGCGAGTGGCGGGGCGCGAAAGACCTTCCCATCGAAAGCGGCGTCAGGAAAAGCCTCGATAATCATTTGAAAAGTCTCCCTCTCTGGACGCGGAGCGCCCGCAAATAA
- a CDS encoding GH25 family lysozyme: protein MNRKIAILGTILFVGAFLGLFFEEGYIRMNYPDEKKYPVRGIDISHHQESVDWRVLSRANLDFAFIKATEGGDHKDTKFPYYWEEAGKLGIARGAYHYFTFCKTGREQALNYMESVPDEEGTLPPIINLEYSGNCSARPGKEKVLEEISVFSDMVMEKYGKRPIIYATNKSYRDFLAGELPEYKIWIRDIYWSPSLPDGKKWTFWQYTDRGKLWGIEGFVDFNVFNGGRKEFEVLLEGEPGADYSRSGH, encoded by the coding sequence ATGAACCGCAAGATAGCGATTTTAGGCACAATTTTGTTTGTTGGCGCGTTCCTGGGCCTCTTTTTCGAGGAAGGGTACATCCGGATGAACTACCCCGACGAGAAGAAATATCCCGTCCGGGGGATAGACATTTCGCACCACCAGGAATCGGTGGACTGGCGGGTTCTCTCCCGCGCGAATCTCGACTTCGCCTTCATCAAGGCGACTGAGGGCGGCGACCACAAGGACACGAAGTTCCCGTATTACTGGGAGGAGGCCGGTAAGCTCGGCATCGCGCGCGGGGCGTACCACTACTTCACATTCTGCAAGACCGGCCGCGAGCAGGCGCTTAACTACATGGAATCGGTGCCGGACGAGGAGGGGACCCTCCCGCCCATAATCAACCTCGAATACAGCGGCAACTGCAGCGCACGGCCCGGCAAGGAGAAGGTGCTCGAAGAGATTTCCGTGTTCTCGGATATGGTCATGGAGAAGTACGGCAAGCGCCCGATCATTTACGCCACCAACAAGTCCTACAGGGATTTTCTTGCGGGCGAGCTGCCCGAATACAAAATCTGGATAAGGGATATTTACTGGTCGCCGTCGCTGCCCGACGGGAAAAAATGGACCTTCTGGCAATACACCGACAGGGGAAAGCTCTGGGGGATAGAGGGCTTCGTCGATTTCAACGTGTTTAACGGCGGGCGCAAGGAGTTCGAAGTGCTTCTCGAAGGGGAGCCCGGCGCGGACTATTCACGAAGCGGCCACTGA
- a CDS encoding DNA-binding protein, with protein MSRITLDVSDDLITEISRKADRLGVSKEELIQFTIGEIIGRPDEDFELALKHILDKNAELYKRLS; from the coding sequence ATGAGCAGGATTACCCTCGATGTTTCAGACGACTTGATTACGGAGATAAGCAGGAAGGCCGACAGGCTCGGTGTATCCAAGGAAGAGCTGATTCAGTTCACTATCGGCGAAATAATCGGAAGACCCGATGAAGATTTCGAGCTCGCCCTGAAGCACATTCTGGATAAGAACGCCGAGTTGTACAAACGCCTTTCCTGA